In Fusarium fujikuroi IMI 58289 draft genome, chromosome FFUJ_chr08, one genomic interval encodes:
- a CDS encoding related to NADH-ubiquinone oxidoreductase B16.6 subunit: MPQDMPPRGGYEPVQYKRNLPAKGFRPGILLLGMGAVMGYGWYKLIGGMREANELGREKMWARINLIPLLQAEEDRDQVRRYLADQKREKELLGDNAKVYNSDRFVRPTFAVTPPPTTN; encoded by the exons ATGCCTCAGGATATGCCCCCTCGGGGCGGGTACGAGCCCGTCCAGTACAAG CGAAACCTCCCCGCGAAGGGTTTCCGTCCCggtatcctcctcctcggaaTGGGCGCTGTTATGGGTTACGGCTGGTATAAGCTGATCGGCGGCATGCGTGAGGCCAA CGAACTCGGCCGTGAAAAGATGTGGGCTCGCATCAACCTCATTCCCCTCCTCCAAGCCGAAGAGGACCGCGATCAGGTCCGTCGATACCTGGCCGATCAGAAGCGCGAGAAGGAGTTGCTCGGCGACAACGCCAAGGTTTATAACAGTGACCG ATTCGTGAGGCCGACTTTCGCTGTTACACCCCCTCCTACTACAAACTAA